Proteins from one Paenibacillus amylolyticus genomic window:
- a CDS encoding transporter substrate-binding domain-containing protein has translation MNKTYGSKTRKGWSLTAILLMTVLVLSACGSKATDNGSTSGAQASNELEQIKSAGVMKVGMMGTYAPYNFLNDKKEMDGYDADIAREVAKRLGVEVEFVSQEFSGLTPSLQAKKLDAIISQMTITDDRKKVLDFSDPYITNQVKIIVKEDNNDITKLEDFKGKTIGVGLGTNDESYLRNEVLPKVGDFTIKTYDDVISSLKDLNAGRIDATINNMYALKPIVDANGLKIKAVGEAIKSDQAGIAVRKDNPELVAALNDALKGMKEDGTYNTIFKKWFGEEPAQ, from the coding sequence ATGAACAAAACATATGGATCGAAAACTCGTAAAGGCTGGTCTTTGACAGCGATTCTGCTGATGACCGTGCTGGTACTTAGTGCTTGTGGAAGCAAGGCGACAGACAATGGAAGCACGAGTGGTGCACAGGCAAGCAATGAACTGGAGCAGATCAAGTCTGCTGGCGTAATGAAAGTAGGCATGATGGGCACATATGCACCATACAACTTCCTGAACGATAAGAAAGAAATGGACGGCTACGATGCTGATATCGCACGCGAGGTTGCGAAGCGTCTTGGGGTGGAAGTTGAATTTGTATCCCAGGAGTTCTCCGGTCTGACACCGAGTCTGCAAGCCAAAAAGCTGGACGCAATCATCAGCCAGATGACGATCACCGATGATCGGAAGAAAGTACTCGACTTCAGTGATCCGTATATTACGAACCAAGTGAAAATCATTGTAAAAGAAGACAATAACGATATTACCAAGCTGGAAGATTTTAAAGGGAAAACGATTGGCGTAGGTCTGGGTACAAATGATGAATCATATCTGCGTAATGAAGTGCTGCCTAAAGTGGGAGACTTCACGATCAAAACCTATGACGATGTTATCTCTTCACTGAAAGACCTGAATGCTGGACGGATTGACGCTACAATCAACAACATGTATGCACTGAAACCCATTGTGGATGCCAACGGATTGAAGATCAAAGCTGTAGGTGAAGCGATCAAGAGTGACCAGGCAGGAATCGCTGTACGTAAAGACAATCCGGAACTGGTAGCAGCGCTGAATGATGCTCTCAAAGGCATGAAGGAAGATGGCACGTACAATACCATTTTCAAAAAATGGTTTGGTGAAGAGCCTGCGCAATAA
- a CDS encoding amino acid ABC transporter permease has translation MELVFENIPFFLKGAYYTLYVTVISMFFAFIIGVLVAIARLKGPMWLRLIARFYVSIMRGTPLLVQLFVIYYGLVDYGVTLGSLTAACLGLSLNAGAFLSETFRGAIQAVPKGQTEAAYATGMTPAQAMRRIIFPQAMRIAIPPMGNTFIGMLKETSLVAAIGVTELLRSAQLLVSQYALNMPFYLAIGVIYWIMSIGFSAILEQVERRLARAY, from the coding sequence ATGGAACTGGTATTTGAGAACATCCCCTTCTTTTTGAAGGGGGCTTACTATACGTTATACGTAACTGTGATCTCCATGTTTTTTGCGTTCATCATCGGGGTGCTTGTTGCCATTGCTCGTTTGAAGGGTCCGATGTGGCTCCGGTTGATCGCAAGATTCTATGTATCCATCATGCGGGGAACCCCGCTGCTGGTGCAATTATTCGTCATTTATTATGGATTGGTTGATTATGGAGTGACCTTGGGATCGCTCACCGCTGCCTGTCTGGGACTGAGTCTGAATGCAGGTGCGTTTCTGTCGGAGACGTTCCGCGGAGCCATCCAGGCCGTACCTAAAGGGCAGACGGAAGCTGCATATGCAACGGGAATGACTCCGGCTCAAGCAATGAGACGGATTATCTTTCCGCAGGCTATGCGCATCGCCATCCCGCCGATGGGGAATACGTTTATTGGTATGTTGAAGGAAACATCACTTGTGGCGGCAATTGGTGTTACCGAGTTGCTGCGTTCCGCACAGCTTTTGGTGTCACAGTATGCACTGAACATGCCGTTTTATCTAGCCATCGGTGTCATCTACTGGATTATGAGTATCGGCTTCTCGGCCATTCTGGAACAAGTGGAGCGCCGACTGGCTCGGGCTTACTGA
- a CDS encoding amino acid ABC transporter ATP-binding protein: MITTTGLTKRFGSNEVLTNIDLHVDAKDIVVLLGPSGSGKSTLLRCLNGLEELSGGQIEVNGVVVNSADPLRVQRARVLEIRRQTGMVFQQFNLYPHKTVLGNVIEGLVTVKKIKRDEAAERGRILLDRVGLSDKQDQYPSRLSGGQQQRVAIARALAMEPEVMLFDEPTSALDPELVGEVLSVMKELAEEGMTMLVVTHELKFARNVANKIVFMADGSIVEEASPQAFFEHPTQERTRRFLQQITEF; this comes from the coding sequence ATGATTACAACAACCGGACTTACCAAACGATTTGGATCAAATGAAGTGCTCACGAATATAGATCTGCATGTCGATGCAAAAGATATTGTTGTATTGCTTGGCCCAAGTGGTTCAGGCAAGAGTACCTTGCTTCGCTGTCTGAATGGACTGGAAGAGCTGTCTGGCGGACAGATTGAAGTGAATGGTGTCGTGGTGAACAGTGCTGATCCGCTGCGAGTCCAGCGTGCCCGGGTCTTGGAGATCCGTCGCCAGACCGGTATGGTTTTCCAGCAGTTCAATCTCTATCCGCACAAAACGGTGCTGGGCAATGTGATAGAGGGTCTCGTGACGGTGAAAAAAATAAAACGGGATGAAGCGGCTGAACGTGGCCGAATTCTGCTGGATCGGGTGGGTCTGTCGGACAAGCAAGATCAGTATCCGTCCCGATTGTCCGGTGGGCAACAACAGCGGGTTGCCATTGCACGCGCACTCGCGATGGAGCCGGAAGTGATGTTGTTTGATGAGCCGACTTCTGCCCTTGATCCCGAACTGGTCGGAGAGGTACTTTCCGTCATGAAGGAACTGGCTGAGGAGGGCATGACCATGCTGGTCGTGACCCATGAATTGAAGTTTGCCCGTAATGTGGCGAATAAAATTGTCTTTATGGCAGACGGCTCGATTGTGGAAGAAGCAAGTCCACAGGCCTTTTTCGAACATCCGACGCAAGAACGCACCCGTCGTTTCCTGCAGCAGATTACTGAATTCTAA
- a CDS encoding OsmC family protein: MNVTTVWKGKRAFTSEGPSGYAVGMDATAAYGGDSKGATPMELLLAGLGGCMGIDITMILDAFLDKIESIEIEAQGTRSEDMPKGFTSIDLIFKVDGDIPDYRIWKAIQMAEEKYCAVSASLSADIHPKLILNGVDTPRP; the protein is encoded by the coding sequence ATGAATGTAACAACCGTATGGAAAGGCAAACGCGCATTTACTTCTGAAGGACCCTCTGGCTACGCGGTTGGCATGGATGCCACTGCTGCTTATGGCGGTGACAGCAAGGGGGCGACCCCAATGGAATTGTTACTGGCGGGTCTCGGCGGCTGTATGGGGATCGACATTACGATGATTCTGGACGCTTTCCTGGACAAAATCGAGTCGATTGAGATCGAAGCGCAAGGCACACGCAGCGAGGATATGCCAAAGGGCTTCACATCCATTGATCTGATCTTCAAGGTCGATGGTGATATCCCCGATTATCGCATCTGGAAAGCGATCCAGATGGCTGAAGAGAAATATTGTGCAGTCTCTGCTTCGCTGAGCGCCGATATTCATCCAAAACTGATTTTGAATGGTGTAGACACACCTCGTCCTTAA
- a CDS encoding TetR/AcrR family transcriptional regulator — translation MARTGRPRIFDRDEALLQAMMLFWEQGFEATSLLQLRAAMGDISAASFYPAFDSKEALYKEAVERYMVTFGRVTESFSDLTLSPREAIETTLRSTAKMQTDSAHPSGCLIVLSASTCSSKNNHIRDIAAEKRKLTRNRLQDCIQRAVDVGDIPASTNVAMLTTVFDTFMQGISTQARDGVPFATIDQAITEFMGIWNLVQHSS, via the coding sequence ATGGCGAGAACGGGACGTCCGCGCATTTTTGATCGGGATGAGGCCCTGTTACAGGCGATGATGCTTTTTTGGGAGCAAGGATTTGAGGCTACTTCCTTACTTCAGCTTCGAGCAGCCATGGGGGATATCTCAGCAGCCAGCTTTTATCCAGCCTTTGATTCCAAAGAGGCACTGTATAAGGAAGCAGTAGAACGATATATGGTTACGTTTGGACGTGTGACGGAAAGTTTCTCGGATCTCACGCTGTCACCCAGAGAAGCGATTGAAACAACATTAAGAAGTACCGCAAAAATGCAAACAGACAGCGCACATCCATCTGGCTGTTTAATTGTGCTGTCAGCCAGCACATGTTCTTCGAAAAACAATCATATCCGTGACATTGCCGCTGAAAAAAGAAAGCTGACTCGTAACCGCCTGCAGGATTGCATCCAGCGTGCTGTGGATGTCGGTGACATTCCTGCTTCCACGAATGTAGCCATGCTAACCACCGTATTTGATACCTTTATGCAAGGCATATCTACACAAGCCCGGGACGGCGTGCCTTTTGCAACAATCGATCAGGCTATCACGGAATTCATGGGCATCTGGAACCTTGTTCAACATTCATCCTGA
- a CDS encoding histidine kinase, with the protein MFKRLIRTTNNLKLKHKLLISYVLVVMIPVLIVGLAVTSYFRQQALDNAIGQTIINVDKIKSQTATMLRVPTDISNLLMFNADLKEIVNKRYKSVVELTSAYLAYKDFQEYRRLYREIASIRFYSTNPTLINNLEFIPVDKQTEESYWYQQALKTTSIGWFYIPDKEDNPVHKLSLVRKVPFAEYRTEGVLMIVINQDELNGLLRQEQFETMITDEQGYVVAAKNTELVGKTLDELDFGVDLQSQAKGTIEADFRGEPSNIVIDELGPGSSMNSLKVISVFATKNIVKDANRVSMIGMIFIILVLVIALLFVYIISFLTSNRLLRLSKHLNKLALGDLNVTSRIDGNDEIGQLSRQFNYMVKSINELMTQVVEATEQNNQLEIAQKEIKLKMMASQINPHFLFNALESIRMKAHIKGEAEIANIVRLLGKLMRKSLEIGSGKTTFRAELEMVRSYLEIQKFRYGDRLAFQIDIDPEVEKMYIPPLIIQPLVENAIVHGLENKEGTVRVHISIRLVENIVQIRVDDNGAGITPERLDEVMQFICGPEEQEKSRIGMRNVHQRLTLTYGEPYGLQIKSVYGEGTEVSFTLPAGGDQHV; encoded by the coding sequence ATGTTTAAACGGTTGATACGAACCACCAATAATCTCAAATTAAAGCATAAATTGCTCATTTCCTATGTCCTGGTTGTCATGATTCCGGTTCTGATTGTGGGTCTGGCTGTGACCAGTTATTTTCGCCAGCAAGCCTTGGACAATGCGATAGGACAGACGATCATCAATGTGGACAAAATCAAGAGCCAGACGGCAACGATGCTGCGTGTACCGACGGACATATCCAACCTTTTGATGTTTAATGCGGATCTGAAGGAGATCGTGAATAAACGGTACAAGAGCGTTGTGGAGCTAACCTCGGCTTATCTTGCATACAAAGACTTTCAGGAGTACAGGCGTTTGTACCGTGAGATAGCGAGTATTCGCTTTTACTCCACGAATCCAACATTGATTAACAACCTTGAATTCATTCCGGTAGACAAGCAGACGGAAGAGAGTTATTGGTACCAACAGGCACTGAAAACAACCAGCATCGGGTGGTTCTACATTCCGGACAAGGAAGATAATCCTGTACACAAGCTCAGTTTGGTGCGCAAAGTACCGTTCGCCGAATATCGGACCGAGGGCGTGCTGATGATTGTGATCAATCAGGATGAACTGAATGGATTGCTCCGTCAGGAACAGTTCGAGACGATGATTACGGATGAGCAGGGGTATGTGGTTGCAGCCAAGAATACCGAACTGGTCGGGAAAACGCTGGACGAGCTTGATTTTGGCGTTGATCTGCAGAGTCAGGCCAAAGGCACCATTGAAGCTGATTTTCGTGGTGAGCCATCCAATATTGTGATTGATGAGTTGGGCCCGGGGTCGAGTATGAACAGCCTGAAGGTTATTTCAGTTTTTGCCACCAAAAATATAGTCAAGGATGCCAACAGAGTCAGCATGATCGGCATGATTTTCATTATCCTTGTGCTCGTTATCGCCCTATTATTCGTATATATCATCTCATTCCTCACTTCAAACCGATTGCTCCGGCTGAGTAAACACCTCAACAAGCTGGCATTAGGTGACCTGAACGTGACTTCGCGGATTGATGGAAACGATGAGATTGGACAATTGTCACGCCAGTTCAACTATATGGTGAAGAGTATCAATGAACTCATGACGCAGGTGGTAGAAGCGACGGAACAGAATAATCAATTGGAAATCGCCCAAAAAGAGATTAAACTGAAAATGATGGCGAGCCAGATCAATCCCCATTTCTTGTTTAATGCACTGGAGTCCATTCGGATGAAAGCGCATATTAAGGGTGAAGCAGAGATTGCCAACATCGTCAGATTGCTGGGCAAGCTGATGCGCAAGAGTCTGGAGATTGGCAGTGGAAAAACAACCTTTCGGGCTGAACTTGAAATGGTGCGTTCCTATTTGGAAATTCAGAAATTCCGTTACGGCGACCGTCTTGCATTCCAGATCGACATCGATCCTGAGGTGGAGAAGATGTACATTCCGCCTCTGATTATTCAACCTTTGGTTGAGAATGCGATTGTCCATGGTCTGGAGAATAAAGAGGGCACTGTCCGTGTTCATATAAGTATTCGTTTAGTAGAGAATATTGTGCAGATCCGTGTGGATGACAATGGTGCAGGCATAACGCCAGAACGACTGGATGAGGTGATGCAGTTTATCTGTGGACCGGAGGAACAGGAGAAGAGTCGGATTGGCATGCGCAATGTGCATCAGCGCTTAACATTAACCTACGGTGAGCCATATGGATTGCAGATTAAGAGTGTGTATGGGGAAGGGACAGAGGTTTCTTTTACTTTGCCAGCAGGAGGGGACCAACATGTATAA
- a CDS encoding response regulator gives MYKVFLVDDEPSIREGLTTIIDWEKYGFQVIATAASGREAISRFEELEPDLTIIDIRMPGMTGLDVIEEVRRNHPDSHFLILSGYADFDYAKKAISFGVDGYLLKPVDEEEIIGELERIATILNRERETTARQAGEDTVYREHQIEALLFDSLEGAGSMEEDSLGLHWPHYQIVLLEVHAAPDLQRGSVMKRKLIEAYDQKDRGIVFSFHSGLGLLIKETITSESSARNLYDELEGLLGEWNVHMYGAAGEPVHATSEIVRSYTQANRILGERFLFTEQRIMLWTEGREGEGVGKLEVEAEGGAPHEPVEDELADKLYYALDIRSSESVMRVLGRWKSGWSRITEQSKRSKRPSLRYSPWRSTSLQRRINICTPSCRSIRF, from the coding sequence ATGTATAAAGTGTTTTTGGTAGATGATGAACCGAGCATACGTGAGGGACTGACCACCATTATCGATTGGGAAAAATATGGATTCCAGGTCATTGCTACAGCGGCAAGCGGGCGTGAGGCCATCTCCCGGTTTGAGGAATTGGAGCCTGATCTGACGATTATTGATATTCGCATGCCCGGCATGACCGGGCTGGACGTGATTGAAGAAGTGCGCCGGAATCATCCGGATTCGCACTTTTTGATATTGAGCGGTTATGCGGATTTTGATTATGCCAAGAAAGCCATCAGTTTTGGTGTGGATGGTTACCTGCTCAAACCGGTGGATGAAGAAGAGATTATTGGTGAGCTGGAGCGGATTGCCACGATTTTGAACCGTGAACGGGAGACAACGGCCCGTCAAGCTGGGGAGGATACCGTCTATAGGGAACATCAGATTGAAGCTTTGCTCTTTGACAGTCTCGAGGGCGCGGGCAGCATGGAAGAAGATAGCCTGGGGCTGCACTGGCCTCACTATCAGATTGTACTGCTTGAGGTGCATGCGGCCCCCGACCTGCAACGGGGAAGTGTAATGAAACGCAAACTGATTGAAGCATATGACCAGAAAGACCGAGGCATCGTATTCTCGTTCCATTCCGGTCTGGGGCTGTTGATCAAGGAAACAATCACATCCGAGTCATCTGCCAGAAATCTGTATGATGAGCTGGAAGGACTGCTGGGAGAATGGAACGTTCACATGTATGGTGCTGCAGGTGAACCCGTACATGCCACTTCTGAAATTGTGCGGTCTTACACGCAGGCGAATCGTATCCTCGGTGAACGCTTCTTGTTCACGGAGCAACGCATCATGCTGTGGACTGAAGGTCGTGAAGGCGAGGGCGTCGGTAAGTTAGAAGTTGAAGCTGAGGGCGGAGCACCACATGAGCCAGTTGAGGACGAACTTGCGGACAAGCTGTATTATGCGTTAGACATTCGCAGCAGTGAGTCAGTCATGCGGGTACTGGGGAGATGGAAGAGCGGCTGGTCCCGTATCACCGAACAGAGCAAGCGATCAAAACGGCCTTCTCTCAGGTATTCTCCCTGGCGTTCAACAAGCTTGCAGCGACGAATCAACATATGCACTCCATCATGCAGGAGCATTCGGTTCTGA
- a CDS encoding helix-turn-helix domain-containing protein, whose translation MIEFIQRNPGENLKLEVLAEVFNYNSSYLGKLFKNHTGEYFNAFLDKVRMEKAKELLDEGLKVHQVAARVGYANVDYFHGKFKKYVGESPSAYKQARTQSSPKGTDAFTNEE comes from the coding sequence ATGATTGAATTTATTCAGCGTAACCCTGGCGAAAATCTCAAGCTGGAGGTCCTTGCTGAAGTGTTTAACTATAACAGCAGTTACTTGGGTAAGTTGTTCAAGAATCATACTGGAGAGTATTTCAATGCATTCCTGGACAAGGTTCGTATGGAAAAGGCCAAGGAATTGCTGGATGAAGGACTGAAGGTCCATCAGGTCGCGGCGAGAGTGGGGTATGCGAATGTGGACTACTTCCACGGTAAGTTCAAGAAATATGTAGGTGAATCTCCTTCCGCTTACAAACAGGCCAGAACCCAATCCTCGCCCAAAGGGACGGATGCGTTTACCAACGAGGAATAA
- a CDS encoding sugar-binding domain-containing protein yields the protein MKLTDISAVRHTLNFNGTWQFRLDPASDELVEQEIIPPSQCENSSWETIQIPGSWEEQGYGDEPEYERLDTWTKVREYEGSAWYVQDVQIPSDDPGCHYVFRLEGVRWTTNLWINGKYAGQRDSLVNQQKWDVTSLVKQGEVNRVEIHVNNTMKLPLAGSHIHSLHTATAWVELPVACIWTFCPPPIRDVTDTT from the coding sequence ATGAAGCTGACTGATATAAGTGCTGTTCGTCATACATTGAACTTCAATGGAACATGGCAGTTTCGTTTGGATCCGGCGTCCGATGAACTCGTTGAACAAGAGATAATACCGCCTTCACAGTGTGAAAATTCATCATGGGAGACCATTCAGATTCCCGGTTCATGGGAAGAGCAAGGATATGGAGATGAGCCTGAATACGAAAGGCTCGACACCTGGACCAAGGTTCGCGAGTATGAAGGCTCGGCCTGGTATGTTCAGGATGTTCAGATTCCATCAGACGATCCCGGATGCCACTATGTATTCAGATTGGAAGGTGTCCGATGGACAACGAATCTCTGGATCAATGGAAAGTACGCCGGGCAGCGGGATAGTTTGGTGAATCAACAGAAGTGGGATGTTACTTCTCTGGTGAAGCAGGGAGAAGTGAATCGGGTGGAGATTCACGTGAATAATACGATGAAACTCCCGCTGGCGGGTAGCCATATTCATTCACTGCATACGGCCACAGCCTGGGTGGAGTTACCGGTGGCGTGTATCTGGACATTCTGCCCCCCGCCGATTAGAGACGTTACGGATACAACCTGA
- a CDS encoding glycoside hydrolase family 2 TIM barrel-domain containing protein: protein MDYSVSVPADDPAARSMQLHVDIQHPDGTWLDRYSCHVNLGVQAHVDASSEGLNESNALIDQIRLELGTGKSIARWSDETPELYKAVIRLHHGEQELDRLEQSFGVRSFAANGKQLELNGIPVYLRGYVDCCIFPLTGYPVWDKEHYLQQFRTARSYGFNHVRLHGWSAPEPFWDAADEAGMLVQAELPHWSRFFEQSNQSAPTKVLSYLTQELDGLLQSLHRHPSFVMFSMGNELIGANGHPELNALVSRAREMDPTRLYTDNTGFGQLPPQGREADYYIQSLNWHPPLKSAYSAVPDTTLDYHAVTRLAEHPVIGHEHAQYTMYVRPQERAKYTGVLRPSWLRPIEESLTNKGMIADLEHFQQVSGTHLVRSLKEAMERIRRTPDAAGVQLLDIRDFPGQGHATTGILDVFWDDKGITTPEEFMQLNSDVVLLLSCKERTFYAGEPIHVDVRISHYGKDPLEAQFIQWRLISDDVILTEGQWKTPDIPCGSVKSLGSIVATAPQAGAAAFRIEAELRSVDSERHVANVWHGWSFPVYQSHPSANRFWNTVTELQPFLGEAHHDCVDHIDGFRLVKNRKIDLVIVRSLTPNVVDYVVNGGMFGYSQPQKGYMIQWRPSICLYSGIT from the coding sequence ATTGATTATAGTGTAAGCGTTCCCGCTGATGATCCGGCCGCCAGATCAATGCAATTGCATGTGGATATCCAGCATCCAGACGGCACATGGCTTGATCGATATAGTTGTCATGTGAATCTGGGTGTTCAAGCCCATGTCGATGCAAGCTCAGAAGGGTTAAATGAAAGCAACGCTTTAATCGATCAGATACGATTGGAACTTGGGACAGGGAAGTCCATTGCAAGATGGTCGGATGAAACTCCTGAATTATATAAGGCAGTAATCCGTCTGCATCACGGTGAACAGGAACTGGATCGGCTGGAGCAATCCTTTGGTGTACGCTCGTTTGCAGCAAACGGGAAGCAGCTTGAATTGAATGGCATACCAGTATACCTGCGGGGATATGTTGATTGCTGTATCTTTCCACTGACGGGTTATCCTGTGTGGGATAAGGAGCATTATCTTCAGCAGTTTCGAACTGCCAGATCCTACGGCTTCAACCATGTCCGGTTGCATGGGTGGAGTGCGCCTGAGCCTTTCTGGGACGCGGCTGATGAAGCTGGCATGCTGGTGCAGGCAGAACTTCCACATTGGTCTCGATTCTTTGAGCAATCGAATCAGTCTGCGCCAACTAAGGTATTGTCGTATCTGACACAAGAACTGGATGGGTTGCTCCAGTCGCTGCACAGACATCCTTCATTCGTCATGTTCTCCATGGGGAATGAACTTATTGGTGCCAATGGCCATCCTGAACTCAATGCCTTGGTATCGAGGGCAAGGGAAATGGACCCGACCCGTTTATATACGGACAATACAGGTTTTGGACAGCTTCCGCCGCAAGGTAGGGAAGCGGATTATTATATCCAGTCGTTGAACTGGCATCCCCCGTTGAAATCGGCATATTCTGCTGTACCTGATACCACGCTGGATTATCATGCAGTCACCCGGCTTGCAGAGCATCCCGTTATTGGGCACGAACATGCCCAATACACAATGTATGTGCGGCCTCAAGAGCGAGCCAAGTATACCGGCGTATTGCGCCCTAGTTGGTTAAGGCCGATCGAAGAATCGTTGACAAACAAAGGCATGATTGCGGATCTGGAGCATTTTCAACAAGTCAGTGGTACCCATCTGGTCCGTTCCCTCAAAGAAGCCATGGAGCGGATTCGGCGAACACCGGATGCTGCGGGCGTACAACTGCTGGACATTCGCGATTTTCCAGGGCAGGGACATGCTACGACAGGCATTCTGGACGTATTTTGGGATGACAAAGGCATTACAACACCTGAGGAATTCATGCAGTTAAACTCCGATGTGGTGCTTTTGTTAAGCTGCAAGGAGCGTACATTCTACGCCGGAGAACCTATTCATGTCGATGTACGCATCTCTCACTACGGTAAAGATCCGCTTGAGGCCCAGTTTATACAGTGGAGGTTAATAAGCGATGATGTGATACTTACTGAAGGACAGTGGAAGACCCCAGATATTCCATGTGGGTCCGTCAAGTCACTGGGAAGCATTGTCGCTACAGCACCCCAGGCAGGAGCAGCAGCATTTCGCATTGAAGCGGAGCTGCGGTCCGTCGATTCGGAGAGGCATGTAGCCAATGTATGGCATGGCTGGTCGTTTCCTGTATATCAGTCTCATCCGAGTGCGAATCGCTTCTGGAATACCGTGACAGAGTTGCAGCCCTTCCTGGGTGAAGCGCATCATGATTGCGTAGATCACATCGATGGATTCCGGTTGGTGAAAAATCGGAAGATTGACTTGGTTATCGTTCGGTCGTTAACACCCAATGTGGTTGATTATGTGGTCAACGGGGGAATGTTTGGCTACAGCCAACCGCAGAAGGGTTATATGATTCAGTGGAGACCAAGTATCTGCCTGTATTCTGGAATTACCTGA
- a CDS encoding carbohydrate ABC transporter permease, whose product MANKAFNATRGDKLFDIFNILAMTMVLIVTLYPFLNVLAISLNNSTDTVRGGIYLWPREFTLQNYKTIFQYDGLLQGLQISILRTLVGTVLGLISSSMIAFTLSRPDFGLRKFVSTTLALTMYFSGGLIPVYILMRDLNLIGTFWVYVLPGMISAFNVFIIRSFIDGLPYALQESAKLDGANDFTIYYRIILPLCKPVLATIALFLAVGQWNAWFDTYLYNGSKAHLTTLQYELMKVLQSTQQGSGAGRNANDMAQQMTQISPESIKMAITIVVTVPILIVYPFLQKYFVGGMTLGAVKA is encoded by the coding sequence ATGGCGAACAAAGCATTCAATGCTACTCGGGGCGATAAACTGTTCGATATATTCAACATCCTCGCGATGACCATGGTGCTGATCGTAACACTATATCCATTCCTAAACGTACTGGCCATCTCACTTAATAACTCAACGGATACAGTACGCGGCGGGATTTACTTGTGGCCACGCGAATTCACATTACAGAACTACAAAACGATCTTCCAATATGATGGATTGTTACAAGGTTTGCAGATCTCCATTCTGCGTACACTTGTAGGTACTGTGCTCGGATTGATCAGTTCCTCCATGATCGCCTTTACACTGAGCAGACCAGACTTCGGACTTCGTAAATTTGTTTCCACAACGCTTGCGCTCACGATGTATTTCTCCGGTGGTCTGATTCCGGTATACATTCTGATGCGTGACCTGAACCTGATCGGTACATTCTGGGTATATGTATTGCCAGGCATGATCAGTGCATTTAACGTTTTCATTATCCGTTCATTCATTGATGGTCTGCCGTATGCATTGCAGGAATCCGCAAAGCTGGATGGTGCGAACGACTTTACGATCTATTACAGAATCATCCTGCCATTGTGTAAACCGGTGCTTGCAACCATCGCATTGTTCCTGGCCGTGGGTCAATGGAATGCATGGTTTGATACGTACCTGTACAATGGTTCAAAGGCACATCTGACCACACTCCAATATGAGCTGATGAAAGTACTTCAAAGTACACAGCAAGGCTCAGGCGCTGGACGGAATGCCAATGACATGGCACAGCAAATGACACAGATTTCACCTGAGTCGATCAAAATGGCGATTACGATCGTTGTAACAGTTCCAATCCTGATTGTATATCCGTTCCTTCAGAAGTATTTTGTTGGCGGTATGACACTGGGCGCAGTAAAAGCATAA